Proteins encoded by one window of Blautia argi:
- a CDS encoding DUF5695 domain-containing protein: MITQKTEGERAIKDFKLVETYALVEDQLRWEITVENTTDSDLIFGDFGVPLAFHEIWVNQGEAYETCTVDHSFVGKDSSYVYATRPSGQGGFLLMTPDTETGAGFEYQDHWQVGQRRAEEKEWCMDQADWANGLNVFYIHSDAISKDEKSGNKGYMESSSMTLGAGESKTYAFEFTGVQDENHMKSVLYQEGILDAVAVPGMTFAKDMPAKMYLHTKIPAEDISFEFRCPHNNNLHKGTNTVSNNLPCERTEANTYAKFVETKIIDEEQYHIYDIGFGDLGQNDIIVNYKQNGQDKTTMLQFYMMADLEEALSDHSDFLLKTQWDAPGQIQDKVFDDWLMDTKEKRGSFDGYWGWGDDWGYVHGEYLAEMNSYNPVAEQVKALDEYLDVAIWQNLMQEHQEDFLIHDFLMPEPNTTPTYRGFAYPHIYNTYFSMYKIAEQYPDLIDYIEEPDTYLLRCYHIMDALYNEGSVGYNWGTGLMGESTTPDIIAALQERGYEEEAENLLQIMEKKLANFSGEKYPYVSEYPYDNTSEEAIYTLAKMFGNKEIMSMVDEKTRACRGVQPIWYHYGNPTTICGENWFNFQYTASLAGYCMDDWLRMQDNGLSSEELGEAQRINYAGKLANFTVINSGQIDADPDNIGTVAWTYQAEMGNDTALGTGGGKLHNGWRQMSGEADLALFGAVRIASSDVAMDPVFGLFGYGCNVEDKGNAYAVTPLDGVYHRLNLINEKISLELYRDQYRHAVVSKDGTDISMDITNVTGAAHESNLDLTGIPAGNYQVLADGEVVGSFIAKEGTTTVALPLPAKDTVHVQIQAGELLEDTKPVVDAEEDKTVSMEETTVLHGSARDAAWLHTTPEVKWSAEETPAGAKAEFANAENTSTKITFSTPGEYVLKLTAKGKSASASDTVKITVEGETELPEVLAQYDFEAEHMDEAQRTVKDISGSGIDAEQKGQVKTAEGKDSGQAIAMDGEVGGYVKLSNALTKNTKEATISMDVKLNGVQTSGTRLFEFGDMEENLFYVAFEGANELSLNVSNLKSGELASAKSGVLLSEGSWQNVEVTLKDNTAALFINGEKYAEITDAGFSFDKLGKVQKNFMGRSASESSPWLNGNYDNFKMLSRAMTEEELKTEYGTEGEAEVTEVVISPVITSVGVEPSMPKTAKVEYSNGLCKYEEVTWNPIDKSAYAVKGEFEATGKIEGLNLEVKTKVSVVEGKEQNIALIATPSAIIDTPEDLGGVAGLNDGYEPESSRDKTHGVWHNWQGNQSEDAWVQYDWNSEVTITGTEAYYFTDGNFAPASVNFQYKDKDGNWKDVEKWRRFWG; this comes from the coding sequence ATGATAACACAAAAAACAGAAGGGGAACGGGCAATTAAGGACTTTAAGCTGGTGGAAACCTATGCTCTGGTAGAAGACCAGCTTCGCTGGGAAATCACAGTGGAGAATACCACAGATTCGGATTTGATATTCGGTGATTTTGGTGTTCCTCTGGCCTTCCATGAAATCTGGGTCAATCAGGGAGAAGCATATGAAACCTGTACGGTTGACCACAGCTTTGTAGGAAAGGACTCTTCTTATGTGTATGCTACAAGACCCAGCGGTCAGGGCGGATTTTTGCTTATGACGCCGGATACAGAAACAGGCGCCGGGTTTGAATACCAGGATCATTGGCAGGTCGGACAGCGCCGTGCCGAGGAAAAAGAATGGTGTATGGACCAGGCGGACTGGGCGAACGGTCTGAACGTTTTTTATATTCATTCCGACGCTATCAGCAAAGATGAAAAATCCGGCAACAAAGGGTATATGGAAAGCAGCAGTATGACCCTTGGGGCAGGAGAAAGTAAAACCTATGCCTTTGAATTTACAGGAGTACAGGACGAAAACCATATGAAATCCGTTTTGTACCAAGAGGGCATTCTCGATGCAGTGGCTGTTCCGGGTATGACCTTTGCAAAAGATATGCCGGCAAAAATGTATCTTCATACAAAGATTCCGGCAGAGGATATTTCCTTTGAATTTCGCTGTCCTCACAACAACAATTTACATAAGGGAACCAATACGGTTTCCAACAATCTGCCCTGTGAGAGAACAGAAGCGAATACTTATGCAAAGTTTGTGGAAACAAAAATCATTGACGAGGAACAGTATCATATTTATGATATTGGCTTCGGCGATTTGGGACAGAATGATATTATTGTAAATTATAAGCAGAATGGGCAGGACAAAACAACCATGCTGCAGTTTTATATGATGGCTGATTTAGAGGAGGCTCTTTCAGACCATTCGGATTTTCTGCTCAAGACACAGTGGGATGCGCCGGGACAGATTCAGGATAAAGTTTTTGATGACTGGCTTATGGATACCAAGGAAAAGAGAGGTTCTTTTGACGGATACTGGGGCTGGGGCGACGACTGGGGATATGTCCACGGAGAATATCTGGCAGAGATGAATTCTTACAATCCGGTGGCAGAACAGGTAAAGGCTTTGGACGAATATCTGGACGTGGCTATCTGGCAGAACCTCATGCAGGAACATCAGGAAGATTTCCTGATTCACGATTTCCTTATGCCGGAACCAAATACAACGCCCACTTACAGGGGATTTGCTTATCCACATATTTATAATACCTATTTTTCCATGTATAAGATTGCAGAGCAGTATCCGGATTTGATTGATTATATCGAAGAGCCGGACACCTATCTTCTGCGCTGCTATCATATTATGGACGCGCTTTACAACGAAGGTTCTGTGGGCTATAACTGGGGAACTGGTCTTATGGGAGAATCCACCACTCCGGATATTATAGCAGCCCTTCAGGAGAGGGGATATGAGGAAGAAGCAGAGAATCTGCTGCAGATTATGGAGAAAAAGCTTGCGAATTTCTCCGGTGAGAAGTATCCCTATGTTTCGGAATATCCTTATGATAACACCAGCGAGGAAGCTATTTACACACTGGCAAAGATGTTCGGAAACAAAGAGATTATGTCCATGGTAGACGAAAAGACAAGAGCCTGCAGAGGCGTACAGCCCATCTGGTATCACTATGGAAATCCAACGACAATCTGTGGGGAAAACTGGTTTAATTTTCAGTATACAGCTTCCCTTGCCGGTTACTGTATGGATGACTGGCTTCGCATGCAGGATAATGGATTAAGCAGCGAAGAATTGGGAGAAGCACAGAGAATTAATTATGCCGGAAAGCTGGCGAACTTTACCGTGATTAACTCCGGACAGATCGATGCAGACCCGGATAATATCGGAACTGTTGCATGGACGTATCAGGCAGAAATGGGAAATGATACGGCGCTCGGAACCGGTGGCGGCAAGCTGCATAATGGCTGGAGGCAAATGTCCGGTGAAGCGGATTTGGCGCTTTTTGGAGCCGTGAGAATTGCTTCCTCTGATGTGGCAATGGATCCGGTATTTGGTCTTTTTGGATATGGCTGTAATGTAGAAGATAAGGGAAACGCTTATGCAGTTACACCTTTGGACGGCGTTTATCACAGACTGAATCTGATTAATGAAAAAATCTCTCTGGAATTATATCGGGATCAGTATCGTCATGCAGTGGTATCTAAAGACGGAACCGATATTTCTATGGATATTACAAATGTAACAGGCGCAGCCCATGAGTCAAACCTGGATCTTACAGGAATTCCGGCAGGAAATTATCAGGTATTGGCAGACGGAGAGGTAGTTGGCAGTTTTATTGCAAAAGAAGGTACCACAACCGTTGCCCTGCCGCTGCCTGCAAAGGATACTGTTCATGTACAGATTCAGGCAGGAGAGCTTTTAGAAGATACCAAACCAGTGGTTGATGCAGAAGAAGATAAAACCGTATCTATGGAAGAAACAACGGTTCTTCACGGAAGCGCAAGAGATGCAGCATGGCTGCATACCACACCGGAGGTAAAGTGGAGCGCAGAAGAAACACCTGCAGGCGCAAAGGCAGAATTTGCAAATGCAGAGAATACTTCCACAAAAATCACTTTCAGCACACCGGGCGAATATGTATTAAAGCTGACTGCAAAAGGAAAGAGCGCGTCTGCCAGCGATACGGTCAAAATCACAGTAGAAGGGGAAACAGAGCTTCCGGAGGTGTTGGCGCAGTATGACTTTGAAGCAGAACATATGGACGAGGCACAGAGAACAGTCAAAGACATCAGCGGTTCAGGGATTGATGCGGAACAGAAAGGACAGGTAAAAACTGCCGAAGGAAAAGACAGTGGACAGGCAATTGCTATGGACGGAGAAGTGGGCGGATATGTAAAGCTGTCCAATGCTCTGACAAAGAATACCAAAGAAGCAACGATTTCCATGGATGTGAAGTTAAACGGCGTACAGACAAGCGGAACCAGACTGTTTGAGTTTGGGGATATGGAAGAAAATCTGTTTTATGTGGCATTTGAAGGGGCGAATGAACTTTCTTTAAACGTCAGCAACCTGAAATCAGGAGAACTTGCGTCAGCAAAATCAGGCGTGCTTTTAAGTGAAGGAAGCTGGCAGAACGTAGAAGTTACCTTAAAAGACAATACAGCAGCGCTTTTTATTAACGGAGAAAAATATGCGGAAATTACAGATGCAGGATTTTCTTTTGATAAGCTGGGAAAGGTACAGAAAAACTTTATGGGACGTTCTGCTTCTGAGAGCAGTCCCTGGCTGAATGGAAATTACGATAACTTTAAAATGCTGTCAAGAGCCATGACAGAGGAAGAGTTGAAGACAGAATATGGTACCGAAGGCGAAGCAGAGGTCACAGAAGTTGTGATATCTCCGGTTATTACTTCAGTAGGAGTAGAGCCCTCCATGCCAAAAACAGCAAAAGTGGAATATTCCAATGGACTTTGTAAATATGAAGAGGTTACCTGGAATCCTATTGATAAATCTGCTTATGCAGTGAAGGGAGAATTTGAGGCAACAGGAAAGATTGAAGGGCTGAATCTGGAAGTGAAGACCAAAGTTTCTGTTGTGGAGGGAAAAGAACAGAATATTGCTCTGATTGCAACACCGTCAGCGATTATTGACACGCCGGAGGATTTAGGTGGTGTGGCAGGTTTAAATGATGGTTATGAGCCTGAAAGTTCCAGAGATAAAACACATGGAGTATGGCATAACTGGCAGGGAAATCAGTCAGAAGATGCATGGGTACAGTATGACTGGAATTCAGAAGTGACCATTACCGGAACAGAGGCATATTACTTTACAGACGGCAATTTCGCCCCTGCATCAGTTAATTTTCAATACAAGGATAAAGACGGAAACTGGAAAGATGTGGAAAAATGGAGAAGGTTTTGGGGTTAA
- a CDS encoding carbohydrate ABC transporter permease, giving the protein MAAEAIGKSQKRKNKMATICMVIFFTILAILIVIPVYAIVLASFKPGNHLLQYGLNLNLDVANMTLDNYVLLFTGSHDYWIWFGNSLLLTVLTVVLTLLVSSFVAYGFAAYDFKGKNFFFVIVLIILSIPFEVIMLPLYKQISSWGMMDNYAAVIVPFLAHASTIFFFRQYLLGLPKSLIEAGRIDGCTEYGIFFRLIVPIMKPAFSAMAILNGMNAWNNYLWPLLVIRSSEKYTLTIGLNTLINPYGDNYSLLVVGSVFSIIPIFILFICFQRYFIEGMTAGAVKE; this is encoded by the coding sequence ATGGCAGCAGAAGCAATTGGAAAAAGTCAGAAAAGAAAAAACAAAATGGCTACCATATGTATGGTCATCTTCTTTACAATTCTTGCAATTTTAATTGTAATACCCGTGTATGCCATTGTGCTGGCAAGTTTTAAGCCAGGAAACCATTTGCTCCAGTACGGCTTAAACCTGAATCTGGACGTGGCAAATATGACACTGGATAATTATGTGCTTTTGTTTACCGGAAGCCATGATTACTGGATCTGGTTTGGAAACAGTTTGCTGCTTACCGTGCTTACAGTAGTTCTTACTTTATTAGTGAGTTCTTTTGTAGCCTATGGTTTTGCAGCCTATGATTTTAAAGGAAAGAATTTCTTCTTTGTAATTGTGCTGATTATTCTTTCTATTCCTTTTGAGGTTATTATGCTTCCTCTTTACAAGCAGATTTCTTCCTGGGGAATGATGGATAATTATGCGGCAGTTATTGTGCCGTTTCTGGCACATGCCTCTACGATTTTCTTCTTCAGACAGTACCTTTTAGGACTTCCGAAATCTCTGATTGAAGCTGGTCGTATTGACGGCTGTACAGAATATGGAATCTTCTTCCGTCTGATTGTACCGATTATGAAGCCCGCATTCTCTGCTATGGCTATCTTAAATGGTATGAATGCATGGAACAATTATCTGTGGCCTTTGCTGGTAATCCGTTCCTCAGAGAAGTACACACTGACCATTGGTCTAAATACATTAATCAACCCGTATGGTGATAATTACAGCCTTTTGGTAGTTGGTTCCGTATTTTCCATTATTCCTATTTTTATCTTATTTATCTGCTTCCAGAGATACTTTATCGAAGGAATGACAGCAGGTGCAGTAAAAGAATGA
- a CDS encoding ABC transporter substrate-binding protein has protein sequence MKKKVLAAVLCAAMAGSMLAGCGGSAKDDGEKKETGKREMDVEGEDVTTLNVWTFIENHQDFYTKMAEKWNEENPDKKVKLVLSNMAYDDMHNKLSLALESGEGAPDVVDIELGKFPAFTTGEIGLMDLTDAIEPYKDKVVESRLDLYGKDGKYYGFPTHVGTTVAFYNTEALEAAGIDYTAIKTWEDFKNAGVKYKEATGKTFAAAETTAQWTLNLMLAQKDGSYLKDDGSLDVNNETMVECLQYLKDMQTAGALDTIAGGQPDNEEAYPLYNSGDVAASIMPFWQTSRYTSYMTDLKGKVAITVPPVWGENDAVKTIGGGGTGTAVVASSEHADLASEVFAYIKLSDEASHEIYNVLGFDPVNTEVWTDTTLTENPDNQFVQYFNTKPFAPLLEVQDSIGLLDCYTDEKMPSINNVFTTQTLNDVFESDVDVKEALDSAQETLENEFAE, from the coding sequence AAGAGAAATGGACGTGGAAGGAGAAGATGTCACAACCTTAAATGTATGGACATTTATCGAAAATCACCAGGATTTCTACACAAAAATGGCAGAAAAATGGAATGAAGAAAATCCAGACAAAAAAGTAAAACTGGTGCTTTCCAATATGGCATATGATGATATGCACAATAAGTTGTCTTTGGCTCTGGAATCCGGTGAAGGTGCACCAGATGTTGTGGATATTGAGCTTGGTAAGTTCCCGGCATTTACAACCGGAGAAATTGGATTAATGGATTTGACAGATGCCATTGAGCCATACAAAGACAAAGTTGTAGAATCCAGACTTGATTTATACGGAAAAGACGGAAAATATTATGGATTCCCAACTCATGTTGGTACAACCGTTGCTTTCTATAATACAGAAGCACTGGAAGCAGCAGGTATTGATTACACAGCAATCAAAACATGGGAAGATTTTAAAAATGCAGGTGTAAAATACAAAGAAGCTACCGGAAAGACCTTTGCAGCAGCAGAAACTACAGCACAGTGGACCTTAAACTTGATGCTGGCTCAGAAGGACGGCAGCTACTTAAAGGACGACGGATCCCTGGACGTAAACAATGAAACTATGGTGGAATGTTTACAGTATCTGAAAGATATGCAGACAGCAGGAGCCCTTGATACCATTGCAGGTGGACAGCCGGATAATGAAGAAGCATACCCTCTGTACAACAGCGGTGATGTGGCAGCATCTATTATGCCATTCTGGCAGACAAGCCGTTACACAAGCTATATGACAGACTTAAAGGGTAAAGTTGCCATTACCGTTCCTCCTGTATGGGGCGAAAATGATGCAGTCAAAACCATTGGCGGCGGCGGTACAGGTACAGCAGTTGTAGCTTCCAGCGAGCATGCAGACCTTGCATCAGAAGTCTTTGCATATATCAAGCTTTCTGATGAAGCAAGCCATGAAATTTACAATGTATTAGGCTTTGACCCTGTAAACACAGAAGTATGGACAGATACAACTCTTACAGAAAATCCGGACAACCAGTTTGTACAGTACTTCAATACAAAACCATTCGCACCGCTTCTTGAGGTTCAGGACAGCATTGGTCTGTTAGACTGCTATACAGATGAAAAGATGCCTTCTATTAATAATGTATTTACAACACAGACCTTAAACGATGTTTTCGAGTCTGATGTAGATGTAAAAGAAGCACTTGATTCTGCACAGGAAACATTGGAAAACGAATTTGCTGAATAA
- the arfA gene encoding arabinosylfuranosidase ArfA encodes MSRRAKMVLDKEFQIAPIDKRIYGSFIEHLGRAVYEGIYQPGHPAADENGFRKDVVELVKELDVPIIRYPGGNFVSNFYWEDSVGPVEERPHRLELAWRSLEKNEIGLNEFSKWAKQVNSEVMMAVNLGTRGISDACNLLEYCNHPSGTKYSDLRIKHGVKDPHNIKVWCLGNEMDGPWQIGHKTMEEYGRLAEETAKAMRLIDPTIELVSCGSSNREMPTFPDWEAVTLSHTYDYVDYISMHQYYGNRDNDSNDFLAQSDDMDDFIRTIIATCDYVKAKKRSKKTMNLSFDEWNVWFHSNAADDDITENHPWQVAPPMLEDIYNFEDALLVGLMLITLMKHADRVKMACLAQLVNVIAPIMTDVAGGAWKQTIFYPFMHASRYGRGIALQPVISGTKHATAKHDEITDVESIAVYNEEKDEVTIFAVNRNLEEDVELTTDVRSFEGYRLLEHIVMENEDLKATNSLAGEKVYPVNADDRSKLDSGVVTSVLKRASWNVIRLGK; translated from the coding sequence ATGAGCAGAAGAGCAAAAATGGTATTAGATAAGGAATTTCAGATTGCTCCTATTGATAAACGAATTTATGGTTCTTTCATTGAACATCTGGGAAGAGCGGTATATGAAGGAATTTATCAGCCCGGACACCCGGCAGCAGATGAAAATGGATTCAGAAAAGATGTGGTAGAATTGGTGAAAGAGCTGGACGTGCCGATTATCCGTTATCCCGGAGGAAACTTTGTATCTAATTTCTACTGGGAAGATTCTGTGGGTCCTGTGGAAGAAAGACCTCATCGTCTGGAACTGGCATGGAGAAGTTTGGAAAAGAATGAAATCGGTTTAAATGAATTTTCCAAATGGGCAAAGCAGGTAAATTCCGAAGTGATGATGGCAGTGAATCTGGGAACAAGAGGCATTTCGGATGCCTGCAATCTTCTGGAATATTGCAATCACCCTTCAGGTACAAAATACAGTGATTTGCGTATTAAACATGGGGTAAAAGATCCGCACAACATTAAGGTATGGTGTCTTGGAAATGAAATGGACGGTCCATGGCAGATTGGACACAAAACCATGGAGGAATACGGTCGTCTGGCAGAAGAAACTGCAAAGGCTATGCGTCTGATTGACCCGACTATTGAACTGGTATCCTGCGGAAGTTCTAACCGCGAAATGCCTACATTCCCGGACTGGGAAGCTGTGACACTGTCCCATACTTATGACTATGTGGACTATATTTCCATGCACCAGTATTATGGAAACAGAGATAATGACAGCAATGATTTTCTGGCACAGTCTGACGATATGGACGATTTTATCCGTACCATTATTGCAACCTGTGATTATGTAAAAGCGAAAAAACGCAGCAAAAAGACCATGAATTTAAGCTTTGATGAATGGAATGTATGGTTCCATTCCAATGCAGCAGATGATGATATTACAGAAAATCATCCATGGCAGGTAGCGCCGCCAATGTTGGAGGATATCTACAATTTTGAAGATGCACTGCTGGTTGGTCTGATGTTAATTACATTGATGAAGCATGCAGACCGTGTAAAAATGGCATGTTTGGCACAGCTTGTCAATGTTATTGCGCCGATTATGACAGATGTAGCAGGCGGAGCATGGAAACAGACCATTTTCTATCCATTTATGCATGCTTCCAGATACGGAAGAGGAATTGCATTGCAGCCGGTAATTTCCGGTACTAAGCATGCTACAGCAAAGCACGATGAAATTACAGACGTGGAATCTATTGCAGTATACAATGAGGAAAAGGACGAGGTTACTATTTTTGCAGTAAACCGTAATCTGGAAGAAGATGTAGAGCTGACTACGGATGTGAGAAGCTTCGAGGGATATCGTCTGCTGGAACACATTGTTATGGAAAATGAGGATTTGAAAGCAACCAACAGTTTGGCAGGAGAAAAAGTTTATCCTGTAAATGCAGATGACAGAAGCAAACTGGACAGCGGTGTGGTAACAAGCGTATTAAAGAGAGCTTCCTGGAACGTGATTCGTCTGGGAAAATAA